The following are encoded together in the Brassica napus cultivar Da-Ae chromosome A9, Da-Ae, whole genome shotgun sequence genome:
- the LOC106361635 gene encoding protein RGF1 INDUCIBLE TRANSCRIPTION FACTOR 1-like, producing the protein MGAEEEKNKMWPPWLKPLLREKFFVQCKLHADSHKSECNMYCLDCTSGPLCSLCLSFHKDHHAIQIRRSSYHDVIRVSEIQKFLDITGVQTYVINSAKVVFLNERPQPRPGKGVVNTCEVCYRSLVDSFRFCSLGCKISGISKSFDKKRKDWTNNLSDSNDSYSSSTSIGRLKKNDDMIHNSFTPSTPPLSAVYRRIAKRRKGIPHRAPLGGLIIEY; encoded by the exons ATg ggagctgaagaagaaaaaaacaagatgtGGCCTCCATGGCTTAAACCTCTGCTTCGAGAGAAGTTCTTCGTACAATGCAAATTACACGCAGATTCACACAAGAGTGAGTGTAACATGTACTGTTTAGACTGTACCAGTGGCCCTCTCTGTTCTCTCTGCCTCTCTTTCCACAAGGATCATCATGCCATTCAG ATAAGGAGATCATCGTATCACGATGTGATCAGAGTATCAGAGATTCAGAAATTTCTGGACATTACAGGAGTTCAGACATATGTGATTAACAGTGCTAAGGTTGTCTTCTTGAATGAGAGACCTCAGCCTCGACCAGGCAAAGGTGTCGTCAACACCTGCGAAGTCTGTTATCGAAGCCTCGTTGATTCTTTCAGATTCTGCTCTCTTGGCTGCAAG ATCTCTGGAATATCCAAGAGTTTCGACAAGAAAAGAAAGGATTGGACAAACAATCTTTCAGATTCTAATGATTCGTATAGCAGTTCTACTAGTATAGGGAGGCTCAAGAAGAATGATGACATGATTCATAATAGTTTCACACCATCAACACCACCTCTATCTGCCGTGTATCGTCGAATTGCAAAACGAAGGAAGGGAATACCGCACCGTGCTCCTCTTGGGGGACTAATCATAGAATACTAA